One Formosa sp. Hel3_A1_48 genomic window, CTGTTGTTTTAATGCCATGTTTGACTTGAAGTGATTATCTATTGAGGACGTCTTTTCCAAATTGTTGAGTTGATTAAAATCTTGTTTTTTGTTTTTTAATTCCGTTAAAAAGGTGCTTACAATGTGCTCATTTTGAAATTTCAAAAGGGGACGTAAAACAGTGTTTTGAAAGGCTTCTATTGAACTTGTATCTCCTAAAACCTGTGCAGAAGAAATTTCAGGCCTAATTTGGATGATTTTTTCATCTCTAGAATTTACGCTCATAGATCTCTAAGTCGAATGTAGAAGCAGAAGCTATAATATGATCAAAAATATCGGCTATAATGTACTCGTAATTTTGCCAGCGTTTATCGTTACTGAAGGCATATATTTCAATAGGCAAGCCGTTTTCATCAGGTTGGAGTTGGCGAGCCATTACCATTAAATCTTTATTGATTGCAGAATGTTTTTCTATATAAGATTCGATATACTTTCGAAAAACACCAATATTAGTCAAGTTCCTTCCATTTATTAAAAGAGACTTATCCACTTGATAAGACGAGTTATATGCTGTAATGTCCTCAACCTTTTTTGATAGGTATTCCTGAATCAAATCAATTTTAGATAATTTTTTCAAATCTTCATTAGTTAAATGGCGAACACTTGACATACGGATATTCAAAGAACGTTTGATGCGGCGCCCATTAGATTCGGTCATACCACGCCAGTTTTTGAAGGAATCAGAAATTAGCGCATAGGTTGGAATTGTGGTAATTGTATGGTCAAAATTACGCACTTTAACAGTCGCTAAATTAATTTCAATTACATCGCCATCAGCGCCATATTTTTGAAAGGTAATCCAATCACCAATGCGTACCATATCATTTACAGAAACTTGGATGCTGGCTACAAAACCAAGAATTGTATCTTTAAATACTAAAATAACAACAGCAGACACTGTACCTAAACCAGCCATAAATTCCCAGAACGAAATCCCAGAAAGTGCTGCGAAAGTGGCAAAAACAGCCGTAAGCCACACAAAAATCATAATCACTTGAATGTAACTATCTATAGGTTTGTCTTTTAGGCGTTCAACAGATTTAAAAAAATCTTTTACCGAGCCTAAAACACTGCGAAGGCCCCAAACGGTAAAAATAATTCCAATAACTATTATTAGTTTTTCAAGTGAAAATTGCCAACGCGCATGTTCAAAAAATATACTTGGAATACATTTGTATGCTACAATAAGAGGAAAAATATGAGCGAGGTTTCTTGGAACTTGATGCATAATCATTATGTCATCAAACTTAGTCTTTGAGCGCTTTGCAATCTTACTAAATGTAACGCGAATAATAGTTCTAATGATAAAGTCTAGTACGAAAATAATCACCAGAATGGCAAAAACAAGCAGTAAAATACTGGTCCAATCGGCCACAGTTTCACTGACTCCAGCAGAGGATAAAAGATGCTTAAGTTTGTTGAGAAAAAATTCCATTTAAAATTAAAGCTAAGGTTTAGTTTTTCTTATTTAAATTGTATTCTACTACAAATGTACCAAAAGGAATGACAGATGCTGCTAAAACAGCCAAAAAGTTATTTTTTATCCACTGATTGTCAACTCTCAAGACTAAAGCTAAAGCTATATAGCCCATAAATAAGAGGCCGTGTGGCATTCCCAGCATTTTAACGAACGATGGATCGTCTTTCAAGTACTTAACAGGAACAGCAATTCCAAGCAGAAGGATGTACGATAAACCCTCCATAAAGGCAACAACGCGAAAAACAGTAATCAATCTCATTTATTATAAATTAGAAATAGGGTACAAAAATACAAAATATATATATGTAGAAGATGAATAACTCAATTTTACATAATATAAATTATAATACAACGTAACAACTCAATTTTTGAGGCTAGAGTTTGTGGGTACAATAAAAGACTAAACTAAAAATTGGAACAACTCTGGTTTATCGTTCAAATAATCTCCGAAAAAATTATGTTTTTTAAGTTTTGTAATTAAAGGTTGAAGATCGTCTTGAGATTTGAGTTGAATACCAACTACAGCTACATCATTCTCACGATTTACTTTTTTAGTATACTCAAAGTGTGTGATATCATCATTGGGACCTAACATGTCAACCACAAATTCGCGCAAAGCACCCGGACGCTGTGGAAATTTAATTATGAAGTAATGTTTTAAATTTGCATACAATAGCGCACGTTCTTTTATTTCTGCTGTTCTGGTAATATCATTGTTACTTCCACTTACCAAGCAAACAACTGTTTTGCCTTTAATTTCGTCTTTAAATTCATCCAAAGCAGCTATACTCATAACGCCAGCAGGTTCTGCAACAATTGCATCTTTATTGTACATTTCTAGGATTGTTTGGCATATTTTCCCTTCGTGCACAGTAGTCATTACATCCAGATTCTTATTACATATTTCGAATGTTAAATCACCAACACGTTGTACAGATGCTCCATCAACAAATTTTTCTATTTTCTCTAATTGAACTACTTCTCCTTTTGAGATTGATTTTGACATTGACGGTGCTCCAGCTGGTTCTACTCCAATAATTTTGGTTTTTGGAGATAATCCTTTAACGATAGAAGATAATCCTGATGCTAATCCACCGCCACCTACTGGAATAAATATATAATCAATACTTTCTTTAGCCTGCTGTACAATTTCTAATCCTACTGTACCCTGCCCTTCTATAACTTTAGGGTCATTGAACGGATGTACCAGGGGTTTTCCAAATTGTTTACATTCTTCTGTTGCTTTGTGGTATGAATCGTCAAAAGTATCTCCTACCAAAACAACCTCGACAAAATCTTGACCAAACATTTTTACTTGCTCCACCTTTTGATTTGGTGTTGGAGCTGGCATAAAAATCTTTCCTTTAATCTTCAACAAACGACAGGAAAGCGCTACACCTTGAGCGTGATTACCGGCACTAGCACAAATAATACCATTTTTTGTTTCTTCAGGATCTAAAGAAGAAATCTTATTGTAAGCCCCTCTAATTTTGTAGGATCTTACTTGTTGTAAATCCTCACGTTTAAAAAGAATTTTACATTTGTATTTCTCAGAAAATCGAATATGTTCTTCTAAAGGCGATACAGCAGCAATGCCCTTAAGTTTTTCAGCCGCAGCCTTTATGGCTTTTACTGTTGGAATATATTTAGTTTGAAGAACACTCATATGGATTGAATTATGCTTCTGTTTTGATTACCTTCATATCGGTCATCGCTTGTCTCAAAGTACTGCCAATTGATTCAATTGAATGAGTTCTAATTGCTTGATTTACAGAAATTAAAGTTGCATTATCTACGGCATTAGTTTCAGAAGAATATGCCAAGCCTATAACATCTGTTTTTACTGTTTTCATAAAATCTACCAATAATGGTTTACATGCATGATCAAACAAATAACAACCATATTCAGCAGTATCAGAAATAATACGGTTCATCTCAAATAATTTTTTTCGAGCGACAGTGTTGGCAATTAATGGTAATTCATGTAAAGATTCGTAATAAGCAGATTCTTCAACAATACCTGAAGCAACCATTGTCTCGAATGCTAGTTCAACACCAGCACGAACGAAAGCTACCATAAGCACACCATGGTCAAAATACTCCTGTTCATCAATAGAATTGGAGGTTGCTGCTGTTTTTTCAAACGCTGTTTCACCTGTTGCAGCGCGCCATGATAATAAGTTGACGTCATCGTTAGCCCAATCTTCCATCATTGTTTTTGAAAAATGCCCAGACATGATGTCGTTCATGTGTTTTTCAAACAACGGCTGCATTATCGTTTTTAACTCTTCAGATAATTCAAAGGCTTTGATTTTCGCAGGATTAGACAAGCGATCCATCATATTTGTAATTCCACCATGTTTTAGTGCTTCTGTGATTGTTTCCCATCCGTATTGAATCAATTTAGAAGCATACGAAGGCTCTATCCCCTCCTCTACCATTTTATCAAAGGATAAAATAGAAGCGGTTTGCAATACGCCACAAAGGATAGTCTGCTCTCCCATAAGATCACTTTTTACTTCAGCGACAAAAGAAGATTCTAAAACCCCTGCTTTGTGCCCGCCTGTAGCTACGGCATAGGCTTTAGCTTGCGCCCAACCTTTTCCTTCAGGGTCATTTTCTGGATGTACGGCTATAAGAGTAGGTACACCAAATCCACGCTTGTACTCTTCGCGAACCTCACTGCCAGGACATTTAGGTGCTACCATAATTACAGTCAAATCTTTTCGAATTTGCTTTCCTTCTTCAACAATATTAAAGCCATGAGAGTACGATAGTGTTGCTCCATTTTTCATAAGCGGCATTACGGTATCTACAACATTAGAATGTTGTTTGTCTGGGGTAAGATTTAATACCACATCTGCAGTAGGAATTAAATCTTGATATGTTCCGACTGTGAATCCATTTCCAGAAGCATTTTTGAATGATTGGCGTTCTTCAGCGATGGCTTGTGCGCGTAGTGCATAGGAAATATCTAAGCCCGAATCGCGCATGTTAAGTCCTTGATTTAATCCTTGAGCGCCACATCCTACAATGACGATTTTTTTACCAATTAAGGCCTCAACACCAGCTTCAAACTCTGATGTTCCCATAAATCGACATTTCGATAGTTGATCGAGTTTTTGTCCTAAAGAAAGTGTATTAAAATAATTTACCATTTTTTTTATTTGATTAGTTATTAAATGCAGCGAGCATTTCAGTTATTTTCATTTCATCTTTTGTGACGGCGATACGTCCTGATCGAACAAATTGCATGATGCCAAAAGCACTCAGTTCTCTATGCAACATTTCTATTTCATGTCTTCTTCCCGATTTTTCAAGCACAAAAAAGTCGCGATTTACTGTTACAATACGTGCATCACTTTCTTTAATTATGTTTTGAATTTGTCGTTCTTCAAACAATAGTTCTGATTTTATTTTGAACATACAGGATTCTAGGTAAATAGTTTCCTCATCGGTGTGGTAAAATGCCTTGATGACTTCTATCTGCTTTTCTATCTGTCCAATAATTTTTCTGACATTGACTTCCGTCATATTAACCAAGATTGTGAAACGTGATACCGCTTCAATTTCCGAAACGGAAATATTCATACTTTCAATATTGATATGTCGGCGTTGAAAAATAGCAGAGATACGATTGAGTAGCCCAATGTTATTTTCTGTGTAAACAGAAATAGTGTATTGCTTTCTTGTGTGTTCCATCTTTATTATTATTCAAGTCTTATTTCAGATACCGAAGCACCAGATGGTATCATCGGAAATACATTGTCTTCTTTCTCAACACAAACTTCCAAAAAATATGCTTCTTCAGAAGTCATCATTTCTTGGATTGCGGTTGCCAATTCTTCTCTTTTAGTGACACGCTTTGCCTCAATGTGGTATCCTTTTGCGATGGTCACAAAATCAGGGTTAGTCATTTCTGTTGAAGCATAGCGTTTGTCAAAAAATAATTGTTGCCACTGACGCACCATTCCTAAGAAATCATTATTCAAAACAACAATTTTTACCGCTGCTTTCGTTTGGAATATTGTTCCGAGTTCTTGTATTGTCATTTGGTATCCGCCATCTCCAATCACAGCCACGACTTCACGTTCTGGTGTAGCCATTTTTGCTCCTATTGCTGCTGGTAAAGCAAAGCCCATGGTCCCCAAGCCACCAGAAGTAATATTACCTCTAGATTTGTTAAACTCTGCGTAACGACAAGCAATCATTTGATGTTGTCCAACATCAGACACAATAGCTGCCTCACCTCTACTCTGGAGATTTATCTCCTTTAAAACTTCACCCATCGTAAGTCCATCTTTGGTTGGATGCAAGTCATTTTTTAT contains:
- a CDS encoding mechanosensitive ion channel family protein, coding for MEFFLNKLKHLLSSAGVSETVADWTSILLLVFAILVIIFVLDFIIRTIIRVTFSKIAKRSKTKFDDIMIMHQVPRNLAHIFPLIVAYKCIPSIFFEHARWQFSLEKLIIVIGIIFTVWGLRSVLGSVKDFFKSVERLKDKPIDSYIQVIMIFVWLTAVFATFAALSGISFWEFMAGLGTVSAVVILVFKDTILGFVASIQVSVNDMVRIGDWITFQKYGADGDVIEINLATVKVRNFDHTITTIPTYALISDSFKNWRGMTESNGRRIKRSLNIRMSSVRHLTNEDLKKLSKIDLIQEYLSKKVEDITAYNSSYQVDKSLLINGRNLTNIGVFRKYIESYIEKHSAINKDLMVMARQLQPDENGLPIEIYAFSNDKRWQNYEYIIADIFDHIIASASTFDLEIYERKF
- a CDS encoding DUF3817 domain-containing protein; this translates as MRLITVFRVVAFMEGLSYILLLGIAVPVKYLKDDPSFVKMLGMPHGLLFMGYIALALVLRVDNQWIKNNFLAVLAASVIPFGTFVVEYNLNKKN
- the ilvA gene encoding threonine ammonia-lyase IlvA, which translates into the protein MSVLQTKYIPTVKAIKAAAEKLKGIAAVSPLEEHIRFSEKYKCKILFKREDLQQVRSYKIRGAYNKISSLDPEETKNGIICASAGNHAQGVALSCRLLKIKGKIFMPAPTPNQKVEQVKMFGQDFVEVVLVGDTFDDSYHKATEECKQFGKPLVHPFNDPKVIEGQGTVGLEIVQQAKESIDYIFIPVGGGGLASGLSSIVKGLSPKTKIIGVEPAGAPSMSKSISKGEVVQLEKIEKFVDGASVQRVGDLTFEICNKNLDVMTTVHEGKICQTILEMYNKDAIVAEPAGVMSIAALDEFKDEIKGKTVVCLVSGSNNDITRTAEIKERALLYANLKHYFIIKFPQRPGALREFVVDMLGPNDDITHFEYTKKVNRENDVAVVGIQLKSQDDLQPLITKLKKHNFFGDYLNDKPELFQFLV
- the ilvC gene encoding ketol-acid reductoisomerase, giving the protein MVNYFNTLSLGQKLDQLSKCRFMGTSEFEAGVEALIGKKIVIVGCGAQGLNQGLNMRDSGLDISYALRAQAIAEERQSFKNASGNGFTVGTYQDLIPTADVVLNLTPDKQHSNVVDTVMPLMKNGATLSYSHGFNIVEEGKQIRKDLTVIMVAPKCPGSEVREEYKRGFGVPTLIAVHPENDPEGKGWAQAKAYAVATGGHKAGVLESSFVAEVKSDLMGEQTILCGVLQTASILSFDKMVEEGIEPSYASKLIQYGWETITEALKHGGITNMMDRLSNPAKIKAFELSEELKTIMQPLFEKHMNDIMSGHFSKTMMEDWANDDVNLLSWRAATGETAFEKTAATSNSIDEQEYFDHGVLMVAFVRAGVELAFETMVASGIVEESAYYESLHELPLIANTVARKKLFEMNRIISDTAEYGCYLFDHACKPLLVDFMKTVKTDVIGLAYSSETNAVDNATLISVNQAIRTHSIESIGSTLRQAMTDMKVIKTEA
- the ilvN gene encoding acetolactate synthase small subunit; amino-acid sequence: MEHTRKQYTISVYTENNIGLLNRISAIFQRRHINIESMNISVSEIEAVSRFTILVNMTEVNVRKIIGQIEKQIEVIKAFYHTDEETIYLESCMFKIKSELLFEERQIQNIIKESDARIVTVNRDFFVLEKSGRRHEIEMLHRELSAFGIMQFVRSGRIAVTKDEMKITEMLAAFNN